In the genome of Amia ocellicauda isolate fAmiCal2 chromosome 3, fAmiCal2.hap1, whole genome shotgun sequence, one region contains:
- the LOC136747243 gene encoding uncharacterized protein LOC136747243 encodes MVPPSETAPSPVIPAPVVKASKAPPPEALVAPPSAALPPEATPTDASTAPPPEIVSPPMMPSPVAEASKALPPESPTALSSLASMAPPIKTSLASTAPAIMLSTAILPPEVPSVPPSQAPPPEEFTTPPSMASTASPVKTPLASTAQPSVAFTVPAIVLSTVPAILPPEVPSVPPSQAPPPDTFTTPSSMAPPTEAFIPPEVSTVSPLETAPPSALPYEVSTALPPLVPPLVVPPSLLPSPETATPSALPPVAPPSLTSPPETTKAPPPPKTSEASTAQPPEASAAPPSTVSPSPSPKPSKTPPPMAPLPTASMVSPSQVPASVASSVPSTKPPAPPLPDPDPTSFWRLPSSSQDSASVRKLPSGSLDLTSVLQLSFRPPDPVFVLWPSPRPPELIPVLRPSPRPPETVPVLWPFLRPPEPVPVLRSPPRPPDPVP; translated from the coding sequence ATGGTTCCGCCTTCTGAAACTGCGCCGTCTCCAGTGATACCGGCTCCTGTGGTCAAAGCTTCTAAGGCTCCGCCTCCCGAGGCTCTTGTAGCCCCGCCTTCTGCGGCTCTGCCTCCTGAGGCCACACCCACAGATGCGTCTACGGCTCCGCCCCCTGAGATTGTGTCGCCTCCTATGATGCCGTCTCCTGTGGCTGAAGCTTCTAAGGCTCTGCCTCCCGAGTCTCCCACGGCTCTGTCTTCTCTGGCTTCTATGGCTCCGCCCATCAAGACCTCCTTGGCTTCCACGGCTCCTGCAATTATGCTGTCAACGGCAATTTTGCCTCCCGAGGTCCCTTCGGTTCCGCCTTCCCAGGCTCCGCCCCCAGAGGAATTTACGACTCCGCCTTCTATGGCTTCCACAGCTTCGCCCGTCAAGACTCCCCTGGCTTCCACGGCACAGCCTTCTGTGGCTTTCACAGTTCCTGCAATTGTGCTGTCCACGGTTCCTGCAATTCTGCCTCCTGAGGTCCCTTCGGTTCCACCTTCCCAGGCTCCGCCCCCAGATACATTTACAACCCCATCTTCTATGGCTCCGCCTACTGAGGCTTTCATACCTCCCGAGGTATCAACCGTATCGCCTCTTGAGACTGCGCCTCCCTCGGCACTGCCTTATGAGGTTTCTACTGCTCTGCCTCCCTTGGTGCCGCCTCTTGTGGTTCCGCCTTCCTTGTTGCCGTCCCCTGAGACTGCAACTCCTTCGGCTCTGCCTCCAGTGGCGCCACCTTCCTTGACGTCGCCTCCCGAGACTACCAAAGCACCGCCGCCTCCCAAGACTTCTGAGGCTTCAACAGCTCAGCCTCCCGAGGCCTCCGCGGCGCCGCCTTCCACAGTTTCCCCGTCTCCATCTCCCAAGCCTTCCAAGACTCCACCTCCGATGGCTCCGCTTCCTACAGCTTCCATGGTTTCGCCTTCCCAGGTCCCGGCTTCTGTGGCCTCATCGGTTCCGTCCACCAAACCTCCAGCACCTCCTCTGCCTGACCCGGACCCTACCTCTTTCTGGAGATTGCCTTCCAGTTCTCAAGACTCTGCATCTGTCCGGAAACTACCTTCCGGCTCTTTGGATCTCACCTCTGTCCTGCAATTGTCGTTCAGACCTCCAGACCCTGTCTTTGTCTTGTGGCCGTCTCCTAGACCTCCTGAACTCATTCCTGTCCTGAGGCCATCTCCCAGACCACCTGAAACCGTTCCTGTCCTGTGGCCATTCCTCAGACCTCCTGAACCTGTTCCTGTCCTGAGATCGCCTCCCAGACCTCCTGATCCCGTTCCTTAA